The genomic interval TAATGGGTCTATTGATTCTTGACTAATAATGTCAACTTgttcaattgtattttgttCTTGACTTGTGTCAGTAAGATCAACAGGatcaggtgaatttgagcgattttgaatttcaactcTTGGTAATAATGTTATGACCTGACCAACGTCATCTAATTTGACCGACTATCTTAGAAGACTCTGAGAATAACTTCTCAGACAAATCTCAGAATAATCCCTAAGATGCATCTAAGAGGAATCTCGGAGACGTATCTCAGAGCTGATTCTGAGACGCATCTCAGACTGTCCTCTGAGAAGCTTCTTAGAACTTTTCCATGAGAAAATCTGGTCCCAgcaaaaggtataaatacCCCCCTTCAGGGGGGTATCCGACCTTTCCCTCCATggatcaaattatcaatagTTACACAAAAGTAGTTATAACCATAAGTTATAATCATAAGTTCCATAGCCTTGTAGTAGATACTCAATAACTACTCAATGAACCCTGCTTGATTAACTACTTATCATCAATCcatcatatcatcttcaacccACCGCAACTCATCGGATCCATCTGAGTTGTTTATCACTGTCCAACCACATCACAAGTCCCACGAGGTGAATCCTCAAGTTCACTTTCTATCCGTCTTGTATACCAAGGGTTCGATCCAGGACGGATCGTAACAAATAACCTAAGTAACTGGCAAGGAGAGTTTggatgttgttgttgaattcGATTTGACACCTTTGGCACATTTGACACTTCATCTAAATATTCCATAGTCAGATGTACTGTGATCATTGGCATAACCCATGAATTCGACTTCTTTATCCTAGCTTCTAAATTCTTTGTGTTTCAATGATCTCTGAAGTATATTTTGTCTCCACGACTCCCAAGTCTGTGAAATTTGAGCTTCTTGCTAaaccatctttcaaagAGGATTGCCTTATCTTTCTCCAGTTGGAGCACAATCACTAGAAATTGCTGTAAAAATTGCTGCTTAAGCCCAAAATGTTGCTGGAAGATTTGTTTCAGCTGATAAAGTTGTAACACCATGGGTATCATCAAATGAGCTTGTTCTATTTTGAGCATTAGCACCCGGAGCAACTGTTGTAAGAATGATACCTGCATCTAAGAAGTATTGCTTTGCCAAGTTTGACATGAACTCTCCCCCTGGATCAGATCTCAACGGTTTCAGAGTGAGTTGTGGTTGACCTTTCGCCATTCTATGTAGTTTTTAAGTGCCCAAAACGCTTCCAACTTCTGTGTGAGTAGTGTCAAatgaattcttcttcttgtcaAGTCATCATAAACAGTCAAGCAGTAGTGACTACCATGTCTAGAAGGTGTTCTGGATGGCCCCCAGAGATTAGATGGAATAATTCAAGTGGTTCAGTTGCTCTAGTATTACCTGCAGCTTGCTGCAGTCTTGCCCTTGACACAGATTCACATTGGAATGCATTCAGTTCATCTGGTGAGATATTTACAAGTTCATTTTTGAGATCTAAGTTTCCATCTCTAACATTCAAGTGGCCTGATCTAGTGTGCCATGTATTGAGAGAGTCAGTGGAAGCTTGCTAAGCGCTGCTATTGTTGAATTGACTTGCCTTAAGAGTATAAAGACCATGTTTGAAGGGTGCTGTAGCAAGAATTTCGTATGTTTTGGTGTTTTTAAATAATCCATTGAAGCAGTTGAATGACCAGTCAAAATTGGAGGGAAATTTATTGACGGCAATCAGATTACATACCAAATCTGGGACGTTTAGGACGCTTTTGAGTGCTATAGCAACATTCATTCTAGTACCTTCTCCAATTTTGACACCTTCGAAAATCGGCTATTGCATGTTTGACACCTCAGAAAAGCTGGCACCATTGTCGATCATGTGACAAGAAGCTCCAAAATTGTATAGAGAAGGCGTCTAAGCTCGTTGTGATCTCCTGGTCCGCATCGAGTAACATGGCCGGATATCTTAGGAGACTTTCAGAACAACTTAAAGAGGGAGGGCATTCACCCTTTCCCTCCATGGATTAACTTATCAAAAGTATAGTCACAAAAGTTGCCAACAAGCCCATAGCCTTTTAGCAAATGATTGATCATCACTCAATAAAGCCTGCCTGATTGAGCAACAGACCACCAATCCATAGCGTACCACAGCTTTGATGGATCCATCTGAGTTGTACTTACTGtccaacaacaacatcatctGTCCCCTGATTTCAACCTGCAACGGACCTCCAGCTTTCCAACATTACCAAGTGTTGGACGCATCGTACCATTCGCTGTAGATGTAGGAATTACGACGGTATATCATCAGAACCGTTGTCCGGAATGAAAGAGGTCGCAATTTGAGGTGGACAGATGGTTGATGGCTGAAGATTGAGTCATTCAGATAGATGCAATGAATCGTGGCGAGCTAGCGATTTGTAATGGACCAAGTCATCGTGTGAATCACTCAAATACCTACTATACACCCTATGTGAATAATGGTATTTCTGGATGCAGTGTACTGAGCATGGCAAGCTACAAACACCTGGAAGGGTGACGGTTGAACTGCACTCAATGCAAGCAAAATGCAGAAGAGAACGAAATCGGgcagcagcaacagcaCGCATACATGTTTTGCGCCTTGGGCATTCGCTGTGCAAAGCAACTCAAGCAGATACATTTTAATTCCAGGCGTGTATGTTGCAGCAGATATCTAACGAGTCAGGTAGAAAGGAGCCACGGGAGAAGGGCTGAGAAGGGGGAGAGCTACCGGGAGAGAGATGGAGAGGTAGAGAGGCAGAGGACAGACTATGACCTAAGCAGAGCCAAGTGCAGTTCAAACAGAGAAGACCATCAATCAAACGAGGTAACTTAGAGCAATGACCAAGTAGAGGGACATCACTGAAAGGCGAACGTCAGCAGGGGAGTATGGCGGAAGGCATCGCGACTCACACATGACACCTTCCATGTAGTTTGTTCGACCTGAAGTTCGAGGGCAGGTCAGCGATCTGGTAGGGGGAGGCTAATTGAACTTACCgtcttgaagaagcaggTTGACGAGCATGACGGACACAAATAAAACGATGGTTTCAAAGTTTGCCTATGGACCAGTCAGCTGGAGCAAAATCAGATGGGAAGAGAGTCATCTCACGAAGAAGAGTGTCAGGTTTTTGTGCAAGGGCCAAGCGATTATGACGAGGAGAGGAATCATCCCCGCTGCAATCTGGATACTGGACCCCACACTGACACCAATCGTGAGCTCCATTTTACCCTTACAGGCCATCCAGACGGAGGTGACGTGTTCGGCAGCATTGCCGACGAGCGGGAGCAGGATAAGACCGATGAATCTGATTGTCAGCGGTATCACAAGGCAATTCGGCTCACCTCTTGGGGATGTGCCACTGTTGGGCGGTCTCGTCGATACTACCGACAAGAATATCGGCACAGAAGGCGGTAATCACTGTGATGATAACGAGCCAGCCGGCAGCACTCCATTGATCCATCGAAGCGACTTCAGCCTCCTCGTTCTCCACTTCCTCAGCTTCGAAGAGCTGAGCGTGGGTTCGGAGCTGGAAGTAGAGGTAGCCGACGTAGGTGAGCAGCAAAATGATTGAGGTGCCCCGAGAAAGGATCAGAAGGCCTCGGAGTGAAGCATCAGCGGGATCAGGAGCGCCATCGTCAAGCAGAGTCTTGACAATGTTTTGAGCCTCCTCAGTACTTGATGCGTGATCTGTAAATGGTCAGCCCGGTTGGTGATCTGAAGTAGACTCACATGCTGCGGGCAAGATCAAGGTGATGCAAGCCAGGGTCATGAGAGACGAACTTGCTTGGGCCGCGGTGACCTGGAACGTTGATTCGGAGTAGAAGAATCCGGAACTGCGAAGTTAGCGGAGTACTCGGTAATACTGAACTCACGCAAAAAAGCTCATTCCCAGGACTAAGAGTAGGTTTGACAGAACACTTCCAAGAAGAGAGGTTTGGACCAATCGAAGCTCATCTGTTTAATGGCGTCAGATCGTAGCAAGCTTTTTCTAAAATACGACTCACTTTGCACAAGCGCAGCGATAGCGACGATGAGCTCCACAGCATTGCCGAAAGTAGCATTGAGGAGACCACCAAGTGTCTGACCGAGTTTCATGGAGAGTTGCTCAGTGCTATCTCCTAGCAGCTACAGAGATTAGCGAGATCGACAGATTGCGTTAGCTTACCTTTGCAAGTGGCACGATGGCCAAGAAGGAGGTAGCGAAACGGGCGGCCGCGGGCCAGTGTAACAGGTCCGCTACTTAGTTGTCAGCAAGTATACGACCTTCATCGCCGGGTTTGCTTACCGATGAAAGATAAGGGCACCGCAACGAGCAGGAGGTTCATCCATGAGCCAAGCAGGAGGTATCGAGTAGACTTGAGCGGGTTGAACGGCGGTGCGGACGAGGCATCATGACCTCGATTTGAGCCTAGCAGAGGAGTGGTCTCTTGAGTAGGCATGTTGTCCGGTATATGAGAGCGGGAAAGTAAGATTGACAAAGGGGAGAGAAGAACGTAAGGCGGTGTTGAAGGTTGGTTTATATTGTTAATCATTAAAATGGGAATGACGCTAAATACCCCGTTTCGTTTCGACCATGCCAAGCTTTTAAGCTATCTTTACGGAATCAATTTTCCATGTGACGTAACTTATCTTGTCAAAACGCACGTGTCGATCTGAATGGGATTGACCAGATCTAGATCGGCATAATCCGCTCAGGAACGAGTGGTTTCGTCACTGTAAGAATAGATAATTTACAAAAGTCTTTCTGAATTGTTTTTCTCATCTGTTTCTACGTCAACTCGCCGTCGCAACATGACCGTGGACCACATCCATCCTTTCCTCAAGGGTAATTTCGCCCCGGTGACTGAAGAATATATCTCACACCCCTGCGAGATTGTACAAGGCGAGATACCCGTGGAAGTACTGGGCGGACAGTATATCCGGAACGGCGGGAACCCCGTCTACCCGCCGGAGCAAGGACGGCATTATCATTGGTGAGTCAACTCTGCGTAGATCGTGCTGACAGCTAGGTTTGACGGAGACGGTATGCTACATGGAGTTCACTTTGGTGATGAACCGCGGTATACTAACCGACATCTGGCGACGCCGCTTCTATCGATGACGTTGTTGTTACTGCGCTCGCCTCTGCCCTCGATCGCTTTGCTCATTTCTCCGTTGTCTTCCCTCCACCGAATCATCACCGCCATTATCCAAGCATTCTTGATTGCTGTGAGAGCGCGTATGGGAGTACTTAGTGTGGCCAACACAAGCGTTATTTGGTGGGGAAGAGGTTTAGGCTTGATCGATGACGAAGACGAGGTAGAAGCGATTTTAGAGCCGCCGGATCAGCGCCTGCTGGCCACTTGCGAGTCTGGACCGCCGCTGGAAGTGCGGTTACCAGAGCTACAAACTGTCGGCTGGGACAGGCTGAACGATCAAGGAGAAAGCCTGTCAGATAGGAGGGGTCGATGGGAATGGTGGAAACGGTTCGGCCTCAGTCGGGTTCAAGAGGTAAGTAGGCTCTTTGGCTGTCATCGCTTACTCTTTCCTAGGACTGGATGACAGCACACCCTCGTATCGATCCAATCGACGGATCGTTGATCTTCTACTCAACTCAGATGTTCGATGCTCCGCATGTCAGATACTCAGTCATTGACAGAACAGGTCGACACGTCGTATGGAAGCAGGGCGTGGACGTTGGGCGAGCGAAGATGTGAGTCTATCTTGCATTGAATGCGCTAACAATCAGGATGCATGACTTCGCCGCCACACGGTCGCACACCATTCTGCTCAATCTTCCTCTGACGCTTGCCCCACACAACCTCTTTTCCACCCATCCTGTCCCGCTTATACACTTTGACCGTAACTTGCCATCCGAGTTTGTAATATTTCCCCGACTTCTGCAGCCCTCTCACCGACCGCTTCGCTTTCAGGACCCCGAGCCAAGCTTGATATTCCACACCGCGAATGCGTGGGATGAGCACGATGACCAAGATGACCTCATCGCGATCAACATGCTTGGATGTAGGTTCCGATCGGCCAAATTGGTCTATGCGGCGGGCGCAGTTGACGTGCCAATCGTCGAGAAAACATTCGGAGAGAACGACGTGGTCCGTTTGCAATACTACCGATTTGACATGGTCGGATATAATGGTGGAGTATGTCAGTCAGCTCAACGTATCACGCACAATTTCCCACTCACCGCCATACCTTTCGAATTTCCAACTCTGCCGACACACCTGGGGATGACTGCGGCGAGATACGTGTACGGCTGTACGATGCAATCTGGGTCGTTTGACGAGCGCCTTGGAGGGGCTGCTAAAGTCGACTGCATCGCTAAGATTGACGTGCTCGACCTCATACGGAAAGGGCAACGTCGCGGGGCGGGGAAGAATGATCAGCCGGTGGACAGCCGGTCATCTGCCCAGATCGTACAAGATTGGGAACGAGGCATCGTGGGACCAATCGAGCTATTTACAATGCCGCCTGGGTGGTACGCGCAAGAGCCTCGTTTCGTGCCGCGAGAAGCAGCGGATAGCGAAGATGATGGATATCTGATGACATACGGTAGGTTTGTCTGCCGTTAGTTGAGCTGACGAAGCCCTAGTCTATGATGAGTCATATCTCCAAGCAAATGGCATACCCTCTACCGCCGTAGGTAGTGGGTCCGAATTGTGGATCATCCACGCGAAACATCTTGCCAAGGGCATGTCAGCAGTTAAAGCAAGGATAAAGCTCCCGCAGAGGGTGCCTTATGGGTGAGTATAAATTCAATGTCCATCAACTTGCTGACTCTTGCCATAGCCTGCACGGAGTTTTCGTTCCCGCCTCAGTGATCAAAAATCAACGGGCTCTGGCGTCACCACTCCCGGTTCAAGATCTGCTGCAGCACAAGGTCGCTCGCTCAAGACTTCAGCACTTTGTATCCATCCTGTTCGATCGCCCAATGTACAGAGAAAAATCCCGAATTGAAAGCGCGATTCTGACAATCATGCTTCCTTGCGGAGTTGCCATGCTGGCATTAGCTGTGAGGGAAATCATTCACGTTATATAGACTAAGCCGTTGTAAATTGCTATACATGTCGTTAGATTGAATAATATGTATAATCGTGTCTGCTCGTATTGATACCTTACTCGAATGGATTCGTTCGTCCGACCTGTCCGCCTTGCTGATTCGACTCATGCCCTCCATCTAAGTCAGATCCCCATGCGCAAAGAGCATGCCACCATTTGTCCGCTTTCGGTAGCTCCTCCTCTTGCTGCTGGACTGCTTGACCGCCACGCCAAGTGGGTCCCCCATAAGCGAAACCGACACCATCTGTTGGCGATGTCAAGGGTGATTGAGTTGAGCCGACACTTGCTCCTGATACTAGCGACGGCCGGCGATGGTGGGAGGAAGATGCTGCTCCAGGGGTCGGGGAGACCGGATCTGCAAAAGGTGAGGGGTTGTGAGGGGAAGTAGGTGAAATGACCATTTTTGGTGCAGGAGAGAAGGTTGGTTGGGTATCGTATGGATTGTGATAAGTCTGTTCATGGGTTGTAGATGATTGAGTCATGGGAAGCTATAGGCAACGTTAGGCTCGACCCCTTACAAGGTGTCGATTCGCTCACCTCTCCCTCGACCCATCCTTCATTTTTCTTCGGTGAAGCAGGCCATATGCCTTCCATCAGACCCATGATGCTATTCCGATTCGGTTTGGTACTAATCACCGAGAACGGACGACGAGAGAAAGACGTTGTCGAGGAAGAGGATCTGGGAGACGCAGGGATTGAGGTTGAAGGGATTTGCCGTGATTCTCTGGCGGCTCGTCTTCGGGCCATGTCTTTGGCGGCGAAGCGAGCAAGATTCTGGACCACTGTTCAGCAAATTGTCGTCTCGACGTAGTCTTCTACTTACTTGCTGCACTTTCCgctcctcttcttccacttcatTCGTTGGAGGATACGCTCCATCCGGTACGGTGAATGACTCCTCTCGGCCCTGTTCCACATCCCAagctctttctttcccCTTCAGCGATGCCACACGACGAGTCCGACCTATATCACCCAACTCTTCAAGCACCTCTTGCCCTTCCAGAGCTCTACTCTTCCCTTTTCTGCTGAAACTCGGCGAAAGCGTTTCCTCTGATCCGTTGTGCAATCGTGTGCCGGCACGTTCCAAGTCTTCTGAATCAGCTGAAGACGTACTACTCATGGTTGATGAGGTTTGGTTCTCGTAAACTATTGTACCATTCCGCGTGACTCTTGGAACTGGAG from Kwoniella pini CBS 10737 chromosome 4, complete sequence carries:
- a CDS encoding calcium/proton exchanger, whose amino-acid sequence is MPTQETTPLLGSNRGHDASSAPPFNPLKSTRYLLLGSWMNLLLVAVPLSFIADLLHWPAAARFATSFLAIVPLAKTLGGLLNATFGNAVELIVAIAALVQNELRLVQTSLLGSVLSGFFYSESTFQVTAAQASSSLMTLACITLILPAAYHASSTEEAQNIVKTLLDDGAPDPADASLRGLLILSRGTSIILLLTYVGYLYFQLRTHAQLFEAEEVENEEAEVASMDQWSAAGWLVIITVITAFCADILVGSIDETAQQWHIPKSVGSSIQIAAGMIPLLVIIAWPLHKNLTLFFANFETIVLFVSVMLVNLLLQDGRTNYMEGVMLMSLYLVIALSYLV